The Dietzia sp. ANT_WB102 region GTCGCGGCGATCATGATGACCGTCTCGCGATCACTGAACCCGTCCATCTCGACGAGCAGCTGGTTGAGCGTCTGCTCGCGCTCATCGTGGCCACCGCCGGTTCCCGAACCACGATGTCGGCCCACCGCGTCGATCTCGTCCACGAACACGATGCAGGGAGCGTTCTGCTTGGCTTTTTCGAACAGGTCGCGCACCCGCGAAGCGCCGACACCGACGAACATCTCGACGAAGTCCGAACCGGAGATCGAGTAGAACGGCACGCCAGCCTCACCCGCGACCGCCCGGGCCAGCAGGGTCTTGCCCGTCCCGGGTGGGCCGTAGAGCAGGACACCTCGCGGGATCTTTGCGCCGAGTCGTTCGTACCGCGCGGGATTCTGGAGGAAGTCCTTGATCTCGTTGAGTTCCTCGACCGCCTCGTCCTCACCCGCGACGTCCGCGAACGTCGTCTGAGGCATGTCCTTGGTGAACTCCACGGCTCGCGACTTACCCACGCCGAACAAGCCGCCCTTGCCACCCTGCATCCGGGACATGAAGTAAAACAGCAATCCGAACAGGATGAGCATCGGCAGCAGGAACGACAGCATCTGGGCCAGGAAGCCCTGCTGGTTGACGGCCGTGTCGTACTTCTCCGGCTCCGCCGCGGCGACCCGGTCGAAGACCTGGTCGGCGGCCCGCGCCGGATACTTGGTGAGGAGCTTGTCGGTCTCGGCCGCACCGTCCTCCGGGGCGATCGGGTTCTTGAGGGTGAGCCGGAGCTGCTGTTCCCGGTCCTCGATCAACGCTTCCTTCACGTTTCCCGCATCGACCTGCGCCAATGCGACGGACGTGTCGACCTCGGCGTAGTCGCGGTCATCGTTGGCGAAGAACGAGAAGCCGACGATCGCCAGGATGATCACGCCCGCGATCGCGACGTTGCGGAAGACGGTGTTGCTCTTGCGTTCCATTCGGTCCTCGTGTGGAAGGACGGCCCAGCCGGTCGACGGGCCCGGTCGTGCATCCGACTTCGTCGGTATCGCCCCAGGCTACCCGCCGGGCGGGACCGCTCACCGTGATGATCGCCATGGGCGGACACCGTCGCCGTCGTACGATCGTGGCCGTGACCACCGACCCCCTCTCCGCAGTCGAGACAGCCGAGGCCGTACGGACCGGCGCCGTCGGTGCGCTCGCCACACTCGACGCGGCCTTCGACCGGGTAAACCACCTCGACCCGTCACTCCGCGCGTTCACCAGCCTGCTGCGGGCGGAGGGTCGCGCCGCCGGGGCGGCCGTCGACGCCGCGAGCGCGAATGAACGCGCGGCCCTGCCCCTGGCCGGGGTACCGCTGGCGATCAAGAGCACCGTCACCCTCGACAACCCGGTTGTCGCCCCACTGCTGGCCGCGGGCGCGGTACCTGTGGGCATCACCGCCGCGCCCCAGCTGTGCACCTGGGGGATGACCGATTCCGACGCGCACGGCATCACCCGCAACCCTCGCGACCCTGCCCTGTCCGCGGGCGGGTCCTCGGGTGGATCAGCGGCGGCGGTGGCCTCCGGCATGGTGCCGCTCGCCGTGGGCGACGACGGGATGGGGTCACTTCGAATCCCCGCCGCGGCGTGCGGGATCGTCACCATCAAGCCCGGACCCGGCGTCGTTCCCACGTGCCTGGCGGGTGACAACTGGGGCGGACTGGCCGAGTCTGGTCCGCTGGCCAGGACCGTCGACGACGTCGCGCTGGCACTCTCGGTGATGTCCGGTCGGTCCGAGCTCGCGGACATCGGGCCCGTCCCCAGCGGGACACGTGTCGGACTGTCCTTTACCTCCCCGATCCGGCTCGGCCGCGATCTGGTGCGCATCCACGAACCCTGGGTGCGCGCCGCGCGGGAGGCCGCGGCGCTGCTGCGTGGCGGCGACCTCGTCGTCGTCGACACCGCCCTGCCCTCCCCACGCGACCCGGTTCTCTACCTCGCCCGGTGGACCGCCGGCGTGGCACGGGCGGCCGAGGACGAGAACCTGCCGCTGTCCGCTATGGAGCGCCGCACCCGGCACCACGCGCTGCTCGGCCGCACAGTGTTCCGGCGCGGCGGAGCGGGTGACGGGGACACGCGCTGGAATCGCGGTGTCGAGTCGCTCCGCGCAGAGGTCAACGATGCAATGGACTCCGCCGGCGTCGACGTGTGGCTCACCCCCTCGCTCGCAGACGTGCCGCCCGAGGCGACCGACTGGCACCGGCGGTCCTGGGGTCGCTCCCTGTGGGCGTCGATGCAGTTCTCACCGTTCTCCCCACTGGCCAACGTGCTCGGCTGGCCCGCGATGTCCGTCCCGTGCGGCGCCACACACAGCCCTCTCGGTCGGGTGCTGCCCACGTCGGTTCAGCTCGTGGGCCGGCCCGGCTCGGAGGCGACGCTGCTCGCGCTGGCCGCCGTGATCGAGAAGGGCAGCCGCTGAGCCGCATCCGCTGACCGGGCGGTTCAGTCCTCCGGCAACTCCGCGAAACGCTTCTTGACGTCCCGGTACCACCCGAGTGACTGCCGCGGCCGCCGCCAACGGCTCTTCATCTCTTCCCGCGCGGGGACGTGCGCCTCATCGCCGGCCTTCACGCGCTGCTTGAGGTGGGCGTCCTGGGCGTTGATCACGTCGTCCGCCGTCGCACCTGGGTGCGCCAGATCGCAGGGGCCACCCAGGTCTTGGCAGGTCATCGTCTTCACGGGGATATCCTCTCTGTCATGGCGACGCCGAAGCGCGTCGCCTCACCCTGATGACGAGTGGCCGGTCCGAAGTGTGACCGGGTCGCTCATCTCGGTTCTCCGTCCCTGCGCCGACGGGTAGCCGCGAGCACGTCGGGATCCGCGCGGAACTCGATGCGACTGACCACGCCGTCCGCGACCCGGAAGTCGAACGCCACCCGGGCCACTCCCCTGTCGAACCACGCCGCACCCGGTCGCTCGTCGACGAACACCGGCAGCGCCGAGGCTGCCGCCCCGTCGAAGAATTCGGCCACGGCGTCGCGCCCCTCGATGCGCGCAGGGGTCCCGAGGCCGATGGCGATCGGGTCGCCGGCCACCACCACGTCCGGCGCGAGGAGACCGAGGAGCCGGGTGAACTCGCCGCGCCGCGCGGCGTCGAGGAAGGCGTCGACGACGAGCCAATCCGCCTGCTCGACGGTGGGGCCCGCATCCGCGACCTTCGCGCGCGCCCGCGACGCGAGTTTGCGGGCCGCGACCGGTGAGCAGTCCAGTACGGCCGCGATCGCCGCGAAGTCGACCGAGAACGAGTCATGCAGCACGAAAGCCACCCGCTCCGCCGGGGTGAGACGGTCGATCACGACATGCAGCGCCGCGCCCACCGAGTCGGCGAGGAGTACCTCGTCGGCGGGGTCCGGCGCGGCCGCGGCGGCGTCGGCCGGCTCCATAGGCGGCGGGACCGCGGCCTTGAGCCGGTCCAGACACAGGCGGGTGACAACAGTGGTGAGCCAGGCCGGGAGGGAGTCGATCATCCGGGAGTCGGCGCGCGCCAGCCGGAGCCAAGCCTGCTGCACCACGTCCTCGGCCTCAGCCGGATCGCTGAGCACACTCGCGGCGATCCGGACGAGCCTGGGGCGTTCGCGCTGGAACTCAGTAGTCCGGTCCACGCACGTATCCTCCACAGCCCCTTGGATCCGACAGTGCGAGAGCGGTCTTCACAGAAGCCTCCGACCAGCTGGCCGGCGGCATCGTGGGTGCGCGAGAGAGAAGTGGGTGGGCCGGGACGCGGGGTCGCCTCTCGGCGAGGTGCGCAACGCGGTTCCAGCCGGACGGAATTCCGCGAGGGCGTTGGGGTGAGCCCGGGGGACACTGCCGCGTCCCAGTCCACCCACTAGAACCACATCATCGGCGGATCTGTTCCCGCCCCGCCATTGCCGCCTCCCGCAGGCCCCGATCAGACGTACTGCTGAACGATCCGGCGCTTGACCAACTTGCCGGTCGGGGTGCGCGGCAACTCGTCCACGAAATCCAGGCCACGCGGGATCTTGAAGTCGGAGATCGTTCCGCGCAAGGCGCCGAGGATCTCCTCGGCGAGACCGGGATCTCCCGCACGACCGGCGGCGGGTACCACCACGGCGTGCACCCTCTCCCCCATCTCCTCGTCCGGGAGCCCGATCACTGCGACGTCCTCGACCGCAGGGTGCAGGACCAGCGCGTTCTCGATCTCCTGCGGGTAGATGTTGACCCCGCCCGAGATGATGGTGAACGCCTTACGGTCCGTGAGGTAGAGGAAGCGGTCCTCGTCGAGGTAACCCACGTCGCCGAACGTCGACCAGGTGGGATGGTCGGGGTGGAATACGGACGCCGTCTTCTCCGGATCACCGTGGTACGAGAAGGTGCCCTCGTCCTGCTGCCAGTAAATGGCGCCGATCTCGCCCGCGGGGAGCTCGCGACCCTCCTCGTCGCAGATGTGCGCGATGCCCTTGAGCCCATCCCGGCCTACCGACCCGGGGCGTTCGAGTGCCTCCTGCGAGTTGATGAACGTGATACCCATCCCCTCGGTGGCCGAGTAGTACTCGTGTATCACCGGGCCCCACCACTCGATCATCCGACGCTTGACCTCGGGCGGGCACGGCGCGGCCGCGTGGATCGCGTGAGTCATGCTGGACACGTCGTAGCGCGCCCGTGTCTCCTCCGGCAGCTTGAGCATCCGCACGAACATGGTCGGCACCCACTGGGAGTGCGTGACCCGGTATTCCTGGATGAGCCGAAGCGACTCCTCCGCGTCGAAGTGGTCCATGAGGATCACGGTCCCGCCGACGGAGTTGACCACGCCGCAGAACCGGAGCGGTGCCGCGTGGTACAGCGGCGCGGGGCACAGGTACACACTGTCGGCGTCGAACGCGTAGAGGAAGCTGAACACTGGGGTATACGGGTCGGGCACCTCGTCGATCTGCCCCTCCGGCGGGTCCACGCGGACGCCCTTGGGCCGGCCGGTGGTCCCGGAGGAGTAGAGGAAGTCGTGGCCGCGGGGCTGGTCCGTAGGCGGCGCGGTCGGCTTGCCCTCGAGCAGTGACCGGTAGTCCTCGAAGCCTTCCAGCTCGCCACCGAACACCACCCGGTGCTCCACATCCGGGTGTGCGCCCGGCGTGACGTCGACATGATCGGCCACCGGAGCCGAGACGAACAGAGCCCGGGCGCCGCAGTCACTGATGATGTAGGACGACTCGTCCGCCGTCAGGTGGTGGTTGATCGCCGCGACGTACAGGCCTGTACGGAGCGCGGCCCAGTAGATTTCGACCATCTCAAGGGTGTTGTCAGAGACCACCGCGATCGTCTCGCCGGGACGGAGCCCCCAGTCGTCGGTCAGGACGTGGGCGAGCTGGGCGGAACGGGCCTCGAGCTCGGCGTAGGTGATCTGCTCACCCGTCGCCGGACGGATCACGGCAGGCTTGTCGGGGGTGGAGGCAGCGAAGGTTCCTGGAAACATGTCCAGAGCCTAGCCCCACAGAGTGACCCGGGTCACCAAATTGACGGCCGGTAGCCGGCTACCGTGGGTGGGCGCTGCCCCAGCTCAGGAGTACATACGGGGGTGCAGCCGGCCGATGTACGGCAGGTCGCGGTAGCGCTCGGCGAAGTCCAGGCCGTAGCCCACTACGAACTCGTTGGGGATGTCGAACCCGATCTCGAGGATGTCCAGATCCGCCTTGACAGCGTCGGGCTTGCGCAGCAGGGTGACGATCTCCAGCGACCGCGGGTTCCGCGTGCGGAGGTTGCGCATCAGCCAGGACAACGTGAGGCCGGAGTCGATGATGTCCTCGACGATGATCACGTCGCGGCCGGCGATGTCACGGTCGAGATCCTTGAGGATCCGCACCACACCCGACGAACTGGTGGAAGACCCATACGAGCTGACGGCCATGAACTCCAGCTCGGAGGGGATGGTCAGTGCCCGCGCGAAATCGGATACGAAGATCGCCGCGCCCTTGAGCACGCAGACCAGCACGACCTCCTGCTCGACGTCGGCGTAGCGCTCACCGATCCGGGCGCCCATCTCGGCTATCCGCTCCCGGATGGTGTCAGCGTCGAGCAGTACCGATTCGATTTCGTCCGCGTACTTATCCGTGGTCATCTTGCGTCCCCGCTCCGCTCGCCCGGTCGTTCTCCACGACCACCTTTCCATGTCGACGCCGGGCGACCAACCTGGCAGAGGGGCCCGCCCCACCAGCATCCGCAGGTCCGGTGCCTCCGACCGCCACCCCGCCCTGCCCGCGCCAGTCCGTGATGAGCGCGGCCACCGACGTGATGTGTGCGTATGTGGGCGCGACAACCCCCTGGGCCAGCAGCCAGCGGCGCAGGACCCGGGTCAGTACGGCGGCCGGCAGCGGCTCAAGTCGGCTCACCTCCAGGGTGCCGTCGTCGCCGACGGGCACGGCCCCTGCGAGGCGGTCGAGCTCGTCGTCGTCGACCCCCAGCAGTGCCGCGGTTCGCGCCAGGCCCTCGGCGACGCCGCCCCCCAGCACATCCTCGAGCAGCGGGACGACCTCATGGCGCAGGCGTACCCGTGTGAATGTGGGGTCCGTGTTGTGCGGGTCGTCCCACCACGTGATCCCGAGGTGGCGGCACGCAGCGCGGGTATCGGCGGCGCGTACGCCGAGCAGTGGGCGCCCCCACGGCGCGTTCCATGTGGCCATCCCCCGCAGCGACCGGGCGCCGGATCCGCGCCCCAGGCCCAACAGGACGGTCTCGGCCTGGTCGTCGAGGGTGTGGGCGAGCAGCACGGGGCGGCCGCGGCGCGCAGACTCGAGCGCGGTGTACCGCGCAGTGCGGGCGGCGGCCTCGGGGCCGGAGCCGTCGGAGGGGACGACGACGACGAGGACCTCCGCCGATACACCGAGCCCGCGGGCCGCGGCGGCCGCGTCCCGGGCGACGACGTCCGAGCCCTCCTGCAGGCCGTGGTCCACCACGAGGGCGGTCACGGTGGCGAACTCGACGGCAGCCGCGGCGGTCAGGGCCAGCGAGTCCGCTCCCCCTGACAGGGCCACGCACACCTCGTCGCCCACCTCGGGGTGGTCGCGGCGGAACTCCCGCATCGCCGCGCGCACGGTCCAGGCCGGGCCGGTCCAGGCCGGGCCGAGCCGGTCAGCGGCAGCCACAGGCGCGCAGTTCCGCGGCGATCCGGTCGAGGACCGGACGGGCGACGGCGGGATCGGTGCCGGATGCGAGCAGAGCGAAGCTCATGGTGCGACCGTCGGCGCTGGTCACCGAACCCGCAAGGGCGCTCGCCCCGGCGAGGGTGCCGGTCTTGGCGCGTACCCACCCGGCGCCCGCCGCTGACGGGCCGGAGAACCGGTCGATCAGCGTCCCCGACCCGCCGGCCACCGGCAGCGTGTCGAGCAGGTCGCGCATCTCGCGGGTGGCGTCGGGCGCCGACGCGGTGCGCAGGACGTCGGTGAGCACGGCCGCCGAGATGCGGTTGCCGGCGCTCATCCCGGAGCAGTCATCCAGGCGCACCCCGGACATGTCGAGCCCGCGTTCGGTCAGGGTGTCGAGCACGGCGGCGGTCCCGGTCGCGAAGTCGGCGGGCCGTTCGGGGTCGCGGTCCAACGCCACCTCGCGGCAGATCGCCTCGGCCAGCACGTTGTCGGAGTAGACGAGCATCGAGCGGACGCGTTCAATGAGCTCAGCCGACGAGACTCGGCCCAGCTCCTCGGTGGTCTCCACCGACCCTGTCGAGACCTCCACACGCTCCGGGTCAACGCCCAGTTCACCGGCCAGGGCACGGCCGGCCGCGAGGGCGGGGTCGGTGGAGCGGGGCGAGTATTCGTCGGCCGGGTCGAGGCGGCCCGCGTCGAGCATCCACGCCTCGACCGGTGCGATGTTGCCGGCCGGAATCTCCGCCGGTGACCAGCCCGGGCCCAGCCGCGGTCCGGTGTACGGGCCCGGGTCGACGACGATGCGGGCGGGCGTCATCCCGGCCGCGCGGACGACCCCGGCGGCCTGCGCGAGCGTGGCCGCGCCGGGGAAGAGCGCTCCGGGCTCGGCGCCGCGGGACATGGTGGGGTCGCCACCGGGGACGACGACCAGCGTGTCCGGCTCGACGCCGCGCGCGAGGACTGTGTCGACGCGGGCGTCGCCGGGCAGGCGGGTCAGCGCGGCGGCCGCGGTGAGCAGTTTGGTGGTGGACGCGGGGACTTTCGGATCGCGCGGCCGACGCTCCCACATCACCTCTCCGGTCGCGTCGTCGACCACGCTCGCGGTGAGGTCGCCGACGGCCGGGGAGTCCGCGAGCGGTCCGAGGATCCGTCCGAGCGCGGCCGGGTCCGGCGCGGGCGCCGAGTCGTCCGCCGCGACGAGGCCCGGGCTCGGATCGGCTACGGCCTCCGACGGGGAGTCGACGGCGGCTCGAAGGTCATCGTCGACGTCGGTGACCAGGGCTGCCGCGACGAGTCCGCCGACAAGGAGGAGGACGACGACGAGCACGATCCCGGCCCGCCACGCGAGCCCACGCCCCCGCCACATTCCCCGCTCGGTCACGCCACTCACGCACCCTCCCGGACGCTCACGCCCCCACTGTCACCGCCGTCTGCAGAGACCCACGCTAGCGGCCCGCGTGACCGCGCCCACCCCCGGCGCCGGTGCCGCCTACTAGAATCAGCCCGAATTGACCGGGAGAGCCGTCCCGGGTCCCGAGCATGACGATTTGTGAGGTAGCCCGTGTCTGTCGAAGTGACCATCGAGATCCCCAAGGGTTCGCGTAATAAGTACGAGATCCACCACGAGACCGGCAAGATCTACCTCGACCGGTTTCTCTTCACCTCGATGGGCTACCCGGCCGACTACGGCTTCATCGACAAGACCCTCGCCGACGACGGTGATCCCTGCGACGCCCTGGTCCTGCTCGACGAGTCCGTCTTCCCCGGCGTGATCGTCAACTCGCGTGTGGTGGGCGTCTACACCATGTCCGACGAGGCCGGCGGCGACGACAAGCTGCTGTGCGTGCCGGCCAAGGACCCGCGCTGGGAGCACATCCAGGACATCAACGACGTCCCCGACTTTGAACTCAAGGCGATCGAGCACTTCTTCCTGCACTACAAGGACCTCGAGCCGGGCAAGCACGTCATCCCGGGCGAATGGCGGGACAAGGCTCACGGCGAGAAGCTCGTCGTGGAGGGTCTCGAGAACTTCCGCACGCACCCCGAGGAGAAGGCCGTGCCCTTCCGCGGCTGACCTGGCCGCCCGTACAAAGACGAGCGTTCCGCACACACCGCCCGAGTGGGGTGTCTGCGGAACGCTCCTGTCGTTGTGCGGCGGTGCTGTGCGTGTCGGCCAGCCCCGCGGCCGGCTCAGCGCCGCACCGACCCCACCTCGCACCGACCCAGCCCCGTGTGGAGTCACTCGGTGCAGCAAAAGCCCAGGACCGCCCCGCCGGACCGCTGACGGAGTGACTCCACACGGCCGAAAGCGGGCCCGGGGTGCGGGTGCGGGTTCGGCCCTGAAATCCGGGTGCGGGTTCGGCCCGGACGAACGCGCGGGCCGGCTCACCGGCAGACTCAGCGGCAGGGTTAGCGGCCTGTGTACTTCGCCTCGCGCTTCTCCATCGTCGAGCTGATGGCCTCCATCATGTCGGAGGACGCCAGGAAGCCGGCGTTCCATGTGGCGACGTAGCGGTTGGACTCGTAGATCGGCCCCTCGATCGCCCGGTTGAGTACTTCTCTGGTGCCGCGGACGACCAGGGGCGGGTTGTCCGCGATCTCGGCGGCCGTCGCGTGTGCCGAGTCCAGCACCGCGGCGGCGTCGTCGGCGACGTGCGAGACCAGGCCGTAGCGCAGGGCCGTCTCAGCGTCGATGTCTCGGCCGGTCAGCGCCAGCTCACGGGTCAGCCCGGAACCGATGATGTACGGCAACCGCGCGAGCGACCCCATGTCGGCGACGATGCCCACTTTGACCTCGCGGACCGAGTAGGTCGAGTCCGCCGAACCGTGGCGGACGTCGCATGCCGAGATGAGGTCGATGCCGCCACCAATACAGCGGCCCTGGACGGCAGCCACCGTGGGGGTCCTGGCCGCCGCGACCGAGTCGATCGCCTGGCGCATGGCCTCCACGAAGTCCAGGATCTTCTCGTTACGCGAGGCGTCTGGAGCCTTGTCGGAGGGCAGGAACTCCATGAACTGCGGCATCATCGCCATCAGGTCCAGTCCGTACGTGAAGTTGCGGCCCTCGCCCGCGATCACGGCGGCGCGAACCTCGGGATCGGCGTCGAGCTCAGCCATGACGCGGGGCATCTCGGCCCAGAAGTCCGGGCCCATCGCGTTGTTGCGACCCGGGCCGATCAGCGTCACCTGGGCGACGTGCGGGTGCCGAGCCCCCTTCTCGATGCGGACGGAAACGTACTCGCCGGCAGTGGCTGAGGTGTCAGGAGTGCTCATGGACTCAGCCTGCCACGGGCGTCTCAGTCGCGGGTGTCGGGCATGACGAACCACAGGATCAGATAAATGAGCAGCTGCGGACCCGGCAGCAGGATCGAGGCGACGAACAGGACGCGGACCAACGCCGGGTCCAGCCCGAAGTAGTCGGCCAGGCCGCCGCACACGCCGCCGATCCAGCGGTCCTCGGACCTGGTCAGTCGCTTGGGCTGGGAGTCTGGGTAGTAGGTCATGACAGTTCTCCTCGTCGTCGTGAAAAGTAGCTCGGGGACCTCCTCCCCGGTGACCTCCACCCTCCTCGCCGCCCACCCGATCCACATCGGGGTACGACCCCGATTTACGACCCTGATCGCGCGTCGGGGTGCGCGCCTCTCCAGTCAGGGGATGCGCCGAGCCCCGAGCGTCACGTGTGGAACTCGCCGCAGTCCACGGTGAGGGTCTGTCCCGTGACCGCGGAGGCGGCGTCGGAGAGCAGGAACAACACCGGGTCGACGATCTCCCGCTCCCCGGGCAGGCGCCGCAGGTCCATCTTCTCGGCGGTGTGTGCGTAGACGTCCTCGAGCGTGCCGCCGTACTTGGTGGCCAGGTGCTCGAAATACGCTTTGAGGGTCTCCCCGTAGATGTACCCGGGCGCCACGGTGTTGACGCGGATGCCGCGCGGGCCGAGCTCGGTGGCGAGAGAGTGGCCGAGCGCGACGAGGGCGGTCTTGGCGATCTTGTAGCCGGCGTAGCGCTCGCGGGAGTGGTGGATGACCGCCGAGGCCATCATGACCACCGAACTGCTCGCCGGCGCGGCGCCGTCCTGCGCGGCGCCTGCTCCATCTTCATTCGTGCCCGCCCCCGCGCTGGCGCCGGTGTCCGCGGCACCGGCCTCGAGCAGCGAGGTGAACTCCTGCGTGGTGCGCAGCGCGCCCAGCACCGACAGGTCGATGCCGCGCGAGATCTGCTCGTGGTCGGTCTGCGCGAGCGGCTTCATGCTGGGCACAGCGAACGCGCTGTACACCAAGCCGTGAACGGCGTCCGTGTGACCGGCGACCGTCTCGCGCAGCGCGCGCACCGACCCGGGATCGGTGGCGTCGACGGACGCCGCGATCGCGTTTCCGCCGCCCGCGCGAACCTCCTCGGCGATCTCGACCACGCGCGACTCCGTACGCGCCGCGACGACCACGGTCGCGCCCTTCGCTGCGGCTCGCAGGGCGAGCGTGCGACCGAAACCCGGGCCCGCTCCGACGATCACGATGGT contains the following coding sequences:
- a CDS encoding amidase, with amino-acid sequence MTTDPLSAVETAEAVRTGAVGALATLDAAFDRVNHLDPSLRAFTSLLRAEGRAAGAAVDAASANERAALPLAGVPLAIKSTVTLDNPVVAPLLAAGAVPVGITAAPQLCTWGMTDSDAHGITRNPRDPALSAGGSSGGSAAAVASGMVPLAVGDDGMGSLRIPAAACGIVTIKPGPGVVPTCLAGDNWGGLAESGPLARTVDDVALALSVMSGRSELADIGPVPSGTRVGLSFTSPIRLGRDLVRIHEPWVRAAREAAALLRGGDLVVVDTALPSPRDPVLYLARWTAGVARAAEDENLPLSAMERRTRHHALLGRTVFRRGGAGDGDTRWNRGVESLRAEVNDAMDSAGVDVWLTPSLADVPPEATDWHRRSWGRSLWASMQFSPFSPLANVLGWPAMSVPCGATHSPLGRVLPTSVQLVGRPGSEATLLALAAVIEKGSR
- a CDS encoding sigma-70 family RNA polymerase sigma factor; translated protein: MDRTTEFQRERPRLVRIAASVLSDPAEAEDVVQQAWLRLARADSRMIDSLPAWLTTVVTRLCLDRLKAAVPPPMEPADAAAAAPDPADEVLLADSVGAALHVVIDRLTPAERVAFVLHDSFSVDFAAIAAVLDCSPVAARKLASRARAKVADAGPTVEQADWLVVDAFLDAARRGEFTRLLGLLAPDVVVAGDPIAIGLGTPARIEGRDAVAEFFDGAAASALPVFVDERPGAAWFDRGVARVAFDFRVADGVVSRIEFRADPDVLAATRRRRDGEPR
- a CDS encoding acyl-CoA synthetase; protein product: MFPGTFAASTPDKPAVIRPATGEQITYAELEARSAQLAHVLTDDWGLRPGETIAVVSDNTLEMVEIYWAALRTGLYVAAINHHLTADESSYIISDCGARALFVSAPVADHVDVTPGAHPDVEHRVVFGGELEGFEDYRSLLEGKPTAPPTDQPRGHDFLYSSGTTGRPKGVRVDPPEGQIDEVPDPYTPVFSFLYAFDADSVYLCPAPLYHAAPLRFCGVVNSVGGTVILMDHFDAEESLRLIQEYRVTHSQWVPTMFVRMLKLPEETRARYDVSSMTHAIHAAAPCPPEVKRRMIEWWGPVIHEYYSATEGMGITFINSQEALERPGSVGRDGLKGIAHICDEEGRELPAGEIGAIYWQQDEGTFSYHGDPEKTASVFHPDHPTWSTFGDVGYLDEDRFLYLTDRKAFTIISGGVNIYPQEIENALVLHPAVEDVAVIGLPDEEMGERVHAVVVPAAGRAGDPGLAEEILGALRGTISDFKIPRGLDFVDELPRTPTGKLVKRRIVQQYV
- the hpt gene encoding hypoxanthine phosphoribosyltransferase; translation: MTTDKYADEIESVLLDADTIRERIAEMGARIGERYADVEQEVVLVCVLKGAAIFVSDFARALTIPSELEFMAVSSYGSSTSSSGVVRILKDLDRDIAGRDVIIVEDIIDSGLTLSWLMRNLRTRNPRSLEIVTLLRKPDAVKADLDILEIGFDIPNEFVVGYGLDFAERYRDLPYIGRLHPRMYS
- the tilS gene encoding tRNA lysidine(34) synthetase TilS; protein product: MREFRRDHPEVGDEVCVALSGGADSLALTAAAAVEFATVTALVVDHGLQEGSDVVARDAAAAARGLGVSAEVLVVVVPSDGSGPEAAARTARYTALESARRGRPVLLAHTLDDQAETVLLGLGRGSGARSLRGMATWNAPWGRPLLGVRAADTRAACRHLGITWWDDPHNTDPTFTRVRLRHEVVPLLEDVLGGGVAEGLARTAALLGVDDDELDRLAGAVPVGDDGTLEVSRLEPLPAAVLTRVLRRWLLAQGVVAPTYAHITSVAALITDWRGQGGVAVGGTGPADAGGAGPSARLVARRRHGKVVVENDRASGAGTQDDHG
- the dacB gene encoding D-alanyl-D-alanine carboxypeptidase/D-alanyl-D-alanine-endopeptidase, which encodes MSGVTERGMWRGRGLAWRAGIVLVVVLLLVGGLVAAALVTDVDDDLRAAVDSPSEAVADPSPGLVAADDSAPAPDPAALGRILGPLADSPAVGDLTASVVDDATGEVMWERRPRDPKVPASTTKLLTAAAALTRLPGDARVDTVLARGVEPDTLVVVPGGDPTMSRGAEPGALFPGAATLAQAAGVVRAAGMTPARIVVDPGPYTGPRLGPGWSPAEIPAGNIAPVEAWMLDAGRLDPADEYSPRSTDPALAAGRALAGELGVDPERVEVSTGSVETTEELGRVSSAELIERVRSMLVYSDNVLAEAICREVALDRDPERPADFATGTAAVLDTLTERGLDMSGVRLDDCSGMSAGNRISAAVLTDVLRTASAPDATREMRDLLDTLPVAGGSGTLIDRFSGPSAAGAGWVRAKTGTLAGASALAGSVTSADGRTMSFALLASGTDPAVARPVLDRIAAELRACGCR
- a CDS encoding inorganic diphosphatase; this encodes MSVEVTIEIPKGSRNKYEIHHETGKIYLDRFLFTSMGYPADYGFIDKTLADDGDPCDALVLLDESVFPGVIVNSRVVGVYTMSDEAGGDDKLLCVPAKDPRWEHIQDINDVPDFELKAIEHFFLHYKDLEPGKHVIPGEWRDKAHGEKLVVEGLENFRTHPEEKAVPFRG
- a CDS encoding crotonase/enoyl-CoA hydratase family protein, whose product is MSTPDTSATAGEYVSVRIEKGARHPHVAQVTLIGPGRNNAMGPDFWAEMPRVMAELDADPEVRAAVIAGEGRNFTYGLDLMAMMPQFMEFLPSDKAPDASRNEKILDFVEAMRQAIDSVAAARTPTVAAVQGRCIGGGIDLISACDVRHGSADSTYSVREVKVGIVADMGSLARLPYIIGSGLTRELALTGRDIDAETALRYGLVSHVADDAAAVLDSAHATAAEIADNPPLVVRGTREVLNRAIEGPIYESNRYVATWNAGFLASSDMMEAISSTMEKREAKYTGR
- a CDS encoding PspC domain-containing protein, with protein sequence MTYYPDSQPKRLTRSEDRWIGGVCGGLADYFGLDPALVRVLFVASILLPGPQLLIYLILWFVMPDTRD
- a CDS encoding SDR family oxidoreductase, coding for MTESLSNKTIVIVGAGPGFGRTLALRAAAKGATVVVAARTESRVVEIAEEVRAGGGNAIAASVDATDPGSVRALRETVAGHTDAVHGLVYSAFAVPSMKPLAQTDHEQISRGIDLSVLGALRTTQEFTSLLEAGAADTGASAGAGTNEDGAGAAQDGAAPASSSVVMMASAVIHHSRERYAGYKIAKTALVALGHSLATELGPRGIRVNTVAPGYIYGETLKAYFEHLATKYGGTLEDVYAHTAEKMDLRRLPGEREIVDPVLFLLSDAASAVTGQTLTVDCGEFHT